In Cryptomeria japonica chromosome 10, Sugi_1.0, whole genome shotgun sequence, a genomic segment contains:
- the LOC131859030 gene encoding uncharacterized protein LOC131859030, giving the protein MPTQPNPNPNNKPSQPVYNNEVAGYPTYLVNIVELEGVQLGLGKALQGPTIREINEEHEAESEKEPPFPDRLLSKPIQKEPTQTEFDLINELYNVNIKIPLLQAIKDIPVYNKIVRELCTRRKKKKEDPKTVQVIGQLVDLMLGNLTIPKYADPGSPVIQVSIGKITIPNTLVDLGAEINVMTNETKTKLSLEGLRPTPTVLQMADRSLVKPEGVIEDVVLSIDSWDFPTDFMILQPKVKLGGYPLILG; this is encoded by the coding sequence ATGCCCACTCAACCAAATCCCAATCCTAATAATAAGCCATCCCAACCCGTGTATAATAATGAGGTGGCAGGTTATCCCACTTATCTGGTTAATATAGTAGAACTAGAAGGAGTGCAATTGGGGTTGGGAAAAGCCCTCCAAGGTCCCACAATCAGagaaataaatgaagaacatgaagcGGAGTCCGAAAAAGAACCTCCATTTCCTGACCGGTTGCTTTCTAAACCTATACAAAAGGAACCTACGCAAACTGAATTCGATCTCATTAATGAACTCTACAATGTTAACATTAAGATTCCTTTGTTGCAAGCTATCAAGGATATTCCGGTGTATAATAAAATAGTTCGAGAGTTATGTACACgaaggaaaaagaagaaagaagatccaAAAACTGTTCAAGTTATTGGGCAATTGGTGGATCTTATGCTTGGCAATTTGACAATTCCCAAATATGCAGATCCCGGAAGCCCAGTAATCCAGGTAAGCATTGGTAAGATTACTATTCCTAATACACTTGTGGATTTGGGTGCTGAAATTAATGTAATGACTAACGAGAccaaaacaaaattatctcttgaagGACTTAGGCCCACACCTACTGTTCTCCAGATGGCTGATCGTTCACTGGTCAAGCCTGAAGGGGTTATTGAAGATGTGGTCCTTTCTATTGATTCATGGGACTTTCCAACTGACTTTATGATCTTGCAGCCGAAAGTTAAGTTGGGGGGATATCCCTTAA